A region of the Leptospira venezuelensis genome:
TGGAAATTTTCCCTAAATCTAAGATACTCACTCCGAATGGTAAAGTTTCCATTAAACTTTCATTTCATGGAGTAGATCCGGGCAGTTGTAGTTTCGATCCGATCGTCATTGGTGGGAAAAATAATGTGGCTTCCCTCGGAAATCCACCAAGTATTACTTATCCAACCGCACCTGATGATCATACGATAGTAATCACTCCAAATTCTCCGGACAAATGGGGGCCTCCTGGAAATTCATTCTTTGAACTGGTTGGATGTACAGCTAAAAGTTTACCGATCCAAAATGGAAATCCTATCCATTATGATTTTATAACATCATCGAATATTCGTTTAGTGGATCAAAGTAATGGAATAGATGATCCAGGATGTGGAACAGGTTTTGGTCCAAATGCTTTTTGCAAAAGTATAGAAGTAGGAGTCCAAGAATGCGACTTGAGCGGATCTATTTGTTCCGTTTTTATTTCAGAAGGAAGTTATACCCCCATTTCTCAAATTTTCTTAGGAGGAACAACTTCCCTTTTCGGTGGTTTTGCTTCAGGATTTCCGGATCTGGACTCCGATCCAAGCATTCATCCAACAAGGATTGTAGATGATACACTTTCCAGTTGTGGAACTTCCTTCACAAATTTCTGCAATGCAATTCTGATCTCTACAACTTCTTTAAGCGCTCCAACGACAAATCTTTCAGTAATCGGCTTTCAGATACAGATGAATCTGATTGGAGATTATTCCACAGGCATCCAAATTTTAAATTCGAGGACAAATTTAGGACAAATCATCATTTCTAAAAATATGGTTTTTGGAAATGAAACAGACTCAAATGGTTTTGGGATCCGCGCAGGATTACTCATCAATCAATCTGATAATGTGGTAGTAACTGAAAATTGGCTAAGAGGTGGATCAGGAAGATCTCATTCCATTGGAGCAATGATAGAAGGATCCGGTTCCGCATTACAGCCTATTATACTTTCCAGAAATATCTTAGATGGGTTGGTTAGTATTGAACCAGCTGGATTCAGTGCAGGAGTTTGGATAGAAACAGGAATTTTTGAAGGAGCAATCATCTCAGAAAATAAGATCAATGCTTACCAATATTTAAATCCGGGTTTGGTTTCAGAAAATTCTTACGGAATTATTTTTACTGACGCAGTAGATTCTAGTAATATAATAAATAATGATATTTATATAGGGAATACTCAAAATTCTTCCCTCGGAAAATCCACAGGGATATTTACTCAGGCTGGATTCGGAGTTCATAAAATTATAAATAACCAAATCTTTTCTAAAAATCTTTCTGCAAATAGTGCCGGAATTATTTTTGGAAGTCCTCCGGAATCTCCTTCTATAATTAGAGGAAATAATTATTTTGTAAGCGTTCCTATAGTTGTTGGTCCAACTCAATATATTTTCTGCGGAAGCACATTAAACCAAGAAGATTGTGCTCATCCAATCTCTGGACAATTCATTGGGGATTATTCCGATAGTTACGGTGCAGATCCTAAATTTGTGGCTACTACTGATATAGAGAAAATCTTGAATTTTAATCTTCCATTTGGAATTCCATCGTCCGCAAATTCTCCTTGTTCTTCTCTTTATGGAGGAGTGGATCTAAGCACAATCACGCTTCCAATCACTTCTATCCCTTTTATACAAACTGATTTTTACGGAAGTCCAAGAACAAACTTTTCAAGCCCATTTGCACCACCCGGGGCTGGTTCAATTTCAATTGGTGCAATAGAATCGGATGCAAATTGTTTCTGAACTCTTATACCAAAGACCAATAGAATTTGAAATAGTTTGCCGGGATTTAAGACTTGATAGATCCAAATCAGGACTTTCCATGGAAGTATGTCAGACATTTCGATTTACGAAATCACAGTAACACAAGTAATCAAAAACCTAGAACACCTAAAACGATTTATAGACAAGGGCAAAAATTTCGCCGAATCCAAAAAAATCGAAATGGATGTTTTGTTAAACTCGAGACTCGCACCGGACCAATACAATTTTATCCGACAAATCCAATTGGCTTGTGACACAGCGAAATTAGGAGGGGCTCGCCTAACTGGAAAACAATTCCAAAGTCATGATGATACCGAAAAAACTCTTTCTGAAATAATAGATAGGATCGATTCAGTCGTAGGTATTCTGAAAGGATTGAAACCAGAAGATTATAAAGAAGCTTCTGAAATTAAAATTTCCCTACCCCGTTGGGAAGGTAAGTCCCTGACCGGAAAAGAATATGCGCTTCATCATATGATCCCTAACTTCTTCTTTCATATCGTGACTGCTTACGATATACTCAGGCATAATGGAGTCGAACTTGGGAAGAAGGATTATCTGGGAGATTTTCCTTTTAAATCATAGATTTCAATTTTAAGAACCTGGACGCCTGCCGCTCCGCGGCACCGGACTCTTCGCTCCAATCAGCGGTTCGCCATAAACGGCGCACCGCCGGATTTCCGCTTCCGATTCCTGGCGCAAGCTGCAATAAACTCACGCAGAGCCGCGAAGACGCAGGATCTGCAGATGTAGTAACTTCGACATTTCTCAACTTTTTTCCCAAAACCCTCACTATTTTCTAACTTAGGTATTTACCTAAGTTTCTTTTCGTGATATAGTTAGGTAAATGCCTAAGTATAGTAACAGTCTGGATAATATGTTTCATGCTCTGGGGGACCCAACAAGAAGGTCCATTTTAGAGCGTTTGAGCATGGGACCGGCAACTGTAGGAGAATTGGCGGTGCCTTTCAAAATGGCTCTTCCTTCGCTCATGCAGCATCTAGGTGTATTGGAAGATTCTTCTCTGGTTTGGTCCGAAAAAGTGGGTCGCGTAAGAACTTATAAACTTACACAAGACACCATGAAAGCGGGCGAAGATTGGTTCGTTAGACAACGCACCCATTGGGACAAAAGGTTAGACCAACTGGACAGTTACTTACTTGAAATGAAGGAGAAAGAAAATGGCAAAAACTAATTATTACCAACCGGACCCAAAAACAGATCTAGTTCTTGAAAGAATCGTAGATGTTCCTACTGAACTGGTTTGGAAAGCATGGACCACTCCGGAACATATACTGAAATGGTTTACCCCTGCCCCATGGAAAACTATCGATTGCGAGATTGATCTTAAACCGGGCGGGATCTTCCGCACAACTATGCTATCTCCGGAAGGACAAGAGTTTCCAAATAGCGGGTGCTTTTTAGATATCGTTGAAAATGAAAAACTTGTGTTCACTGATATTTTTGAGCCGGGTTTCAAACCTACTCCAAGCGGCGGATTTTTTACTGCGATACTTACATTAGAAAAACATGGTAATGGGACCAAATATCATGTTCTTGCTCGTCATAAAGATGAAGAAAGCAGAAAAAAACATGAAGAGATGGGTTTTCATGATGGTTGGAACGCAGCATTGGATCAATTAGTAGAACTAATGAAAGCAGTTCGCTAAATTTTATAATAATAGATCAATCATCTAAAATCGGGCATTCATTTACTGATTTTAGATGATATCTATTATATTTAATTTTTATAATTTTATTAGTCCTTTGCATTTCTCCATTTTAAGGCATATTCTTTTTTCCAACTCCTAAAACCGAATAACCTTGCCGTAGGCGAAATTAAGAAAGAAAGAATCTTCTGTACCGAAACGGAAGGACTAGCCAAATATGTATCATCATAATAACCGGTAACTAGCATCGCTTGTAAAAAAAATGAGATATCGCTTCTAGGAGTATCGTTTTCAGTAAAAAATCCATGGATCTGAGTTAGGAAAAACGGCCATTTTCCAGAAGGTTTCACTCTTACGATCGCATTCAATTCTTCTAAACCATGATTAAAAGGTTGATGAGCGGTTCCTTTAGGAACAGTAAAAGATTCTCCGGGATTTAACTCGTATGTTTTGCCGTCACTTATCACATTTAATTTTCCCTTTTTAACAATAAAAGTTTCATCGTAATTGGGATGGATATGCGGTTTTGGTATCGCTCCACCTGGTTGCAAAAAGAGTTCCGCCTCTGAAAATTCTTCTGAGTCTGTCTTTAAAAAGATCACCTTTTCGGAAGCGAAATTATTTACGATCGTATCTCCAGGCATAGGGTAAAGCTCGCTTGGCGGAGAAGGCTCCGGAAAAATTATATGATGCAGTACACTCCCGATAAGTATATATGTTAGGATCCCGTATAATAGAAATTTAATTTGTTTCACCCGTTTCTCCGAATTTACTTTTAAGAAGAGGCTCAATCTCTCTTCTTTCAGAAAATTAACATCTTCGAGCTCAAATCTCAATTACCAGGAGGTAATATTCTCTATTTTTTTATCTAAATTTCTTGAGGACACACTTGAAAACTCTATTGTGAGCTCTTTAAATCTTTCGTGAAATCGCTCCATTGAAGAAGAAGTTCCTTCATCGGAAGGAATCATATAATAACAGCGAATAGATTCGGAATTAATATCAAAAGGATGTCCAATTACTGTTTCTATTAAATCGAAGGAAAGTATTCCTTCATACCTTAACTGTAGTTTGGGAAGTTTTCCAATTTCATTTTTTTGAATTTCTATTGTTCCATGAGCAATTCTATCGATCACTAAGTCTTCGAAAGCAGTACAACTGTTCATTCTATCCGAGAAAATTTCGTAGTCCAATAAATAACGCCCAAAACCTTTATCACTCAAAATGAGTTCATTGCGGCTCATTCCTTCTGCTGATGAAAACGTTCCGTTCAATTCTGAGACGAGGCAATCCATTCCATTATTAGATACGATGATCTTCCCCTTTTGATCAACTACGCAGGCGGGGTTCGGATCTTGCCTTAAGATCATTTTTTTTAATAATTCTTTCTGAACGTTTTGTTCACTTTGCAAAGAACTGTGTTCTGAAGAAAATCCAGCCGCTGCAAACAGAAGATTGCGATAAGGAGAAGAAATCCCCAAAGCTTCGGTTAACTTACGAACAATCTCTCTTCCAGGTTTCGCCCTGCCCGATTCCAAGAAACTAAGATGTTTAGATGAGATTCCTGCATCTAATGCCAGGTCTAATTGACTTTTCTGCTCGCTATCCCTTAAAATTCTCAAAACCTTTCCGAACGAATTGAACATATATTTCCTCAACGACGATTTTGTTCAGTTAGAACGATATCCCGGAGAACTTAATGGGGGAATATTTTATTCAAAGAGCTGAGAACAAACCTTACCCTTTTGGGAATAAAACACTGGGAAATGACTTTCGGATATTCTGAATATTTTAAAATGCTATTTTATAAGTAGCATGGCATCTAACACAATTTTGGGTGAGCTTGTCTAATTCTTTTAGAATGCCTTTAGTGTCTTTCTTCTGTCTTAGATCTTCTGCAATCTTATCGAATTGGTCATGCGTACCAAACCCCAATTGTTTGAATTCTATAGGTAATTTTAAAAGGATCGTTTTTTCCTCATCTTCCAACTTTTTTACCATTTCCATTCCGCTTGCAGAAGCAGCTAATTCCGCTTTTTTATAATCATCTTCGGCTAATGCAGAAACGATCCCATTAACTGATGCAAGCAATCCTCGCATCTCAGTTAGAACTAAATTCCTTTCTTGAGGGTTCAAATGGATTGCAATTCTACCGTCTATTGATTCGGACACATTTCCGGAAAAGAAAAAATAGAGAATAACGGAAACAGAGATTAACCATAAAACTAAAGAAATCAATCCTAAAGGAATTTTTTTCACAACTTACTCCATAAAACAAATATCAAACTATTATAATATAAATTCAAATTGTTCTGATTTCACCGGACTAATTTGATAAAAAAATCAGTTAATGCTTCCGGCAATTCTTTCGGACTTGGTAAAATCCTATAAGACTCTTTCCCAAGCATAGCGGGAAGATATTGTTTTGCACTCTTATCGATCGCGAGAGCAAAAACTCCTACATTCGCTCTTTCACATTGTTGGATCGCTTTTTTGACGTCTTCTATTCCGTATTTTCCTTCGTAACGATCATAATCGTTCGGCTTTCCATCTGTCAAAAGTAGAATCCAACGTTTTTGGCTTTTTTCATTTTGGATCAAAGAAAGGGAATGTCGAATCGCAGGTCCTATCCGTGTATACCCTTTAGCTTCCATAAGTCCTATCTTGTCTCTTGATCTTTCCCAAGGTTCATCAAAACTTTTTATATTCGAATAATCACAATGATTTCTAGTATTAGAATAAAATGAATCTATCCTAAAACGATCTCCAAATTCTGAACAAATCTGCCCAAATAATACCAAGGAAACTTTTTCCACATCCAAGATCCTTTGGTTATCTACATAAGAATCTGTGGACAAACTCATATCAGCGAGTAACAGTATAGAAACTTCCCTAAGCTTCTTTCTATCGGATAAATATACATTTTCGCCGGGAGTTTGGCCACAAGATAGATCCGAAAAATATTGCAGAGCAGCATCCAGATCCAAATCTTCTCCATAAGTTTGTCTTTTAAGAGACGTTTTCAGATTAAAAAATCGATTCATTCTGGATCGAAGTGAATTTAATATATTATGATTTTCTTGGAAAACTTTTTGAGTGAATCCGTAATTTCCATCCGGAAATTGTTTCGGGAATACTTTACAATGATCCTTTCTAAATTTCTTCTTTTTAAAATCCCATTCATCATACAAAATTGGATTTTCATTAGAGCGATCATTCTCCACTTCTCCCGCAAATAATCCTGAGAAAAAATCGGTCCTAAAAACGGAATGAGTAGGTTCGTTAGAACGAACTGTATGTCTGAGATCTAACTCTCGAATTGCTTCTTCTTGTTCTGATAAAGTATCAGATCCATCAAAGTCCCGCCAATTTCCTTGGAATTCCTCTGCAGTTTCTACCTTTTCGAATTGGTGCATTAAAGTATAATCTTCTTGTGATTTGAGATCCGCTTGGATAATTTCTACCCTTTCTCTGGGGACTCCCTCTAACTCTGTTTCAATCTTATCATTTTCATTTTTTTGAGAATGTAATTCTTGAGAAGATATCGAACTTTCTCTTTTTGAAGAAGAAGACATCCAAATTCCATGTAACAAGGAAAGATCTTCAGGAAGATTCTTATTCTTTAGTATAGATCTTTGAAATTCCTTCTCTATATTTTCTACAGATCTTAAAATGGATATTGCGTCCGGAAAATTTTTTATCAGGCTTGCAATTACCTGTGGATAGGTTTCTGCTGCAGCGTGTAAAGATTCGCTTCTGCCCTTAGTTTCTCCTTTTTTCCAATAAAACCCTAACCTTCTTTGTTCAGAAATATAAAGTATTCTGAATATATAAAATTGAATATTAGAGTTAATGTCAGGTCCGTGAAAATAGGATTGTGGCAAGAAGTAGATTTGGTCCTGAAATCCTCCTTCTCTTTCCGCAGGAAATATTTCTATATTCTCCCCGGTCAAAGATTTAGCGAGAATAGAAAGCCTTGGCTTAAGTTCGGAAAGTTTTGCTATTTTATTATGTAAGAATTGATCTTTCTCAGGAGAGAAAATCTCCCGAACAGTATTATATGTTTTCTTAAATACGAATTCTTCCCAACCCATATTAGATCATTAAAGAGACCAGATCTTTTAAAGAACGGATCGTATCTGGATCATCACTCAATGGTTGGACAATGGCAACTTCGCAAGATAATCGAGAGGGCAAACCTGTGGAGATCAATTTTGCGGCATCCACAAGTAATCTTGTAGAGCAAGATTCCAATAGTCCCAACTCTGTGAGATTTCGGATTTTCTCTGCAAGCCTTACTAGTTTAGAAGAAATGGAAGAAGAAATTCCCGTCTCCTTGCTTAATATTTCCTCTTCTGTTTCCTTGTTCGGATAATCGAATTGGATGGATATAAATCTTTGTCTTGTAGAAGGTTTTAATTCTTTCCAACCTCTTTGGTAACCCGGATTATAAGAAGCTACTAAAACAAAAGTATCCGGAGCCTTTAAATTTTCATTCTTTCTATCAATGAAAATTTCTCTTCTGTGATCTGTCAAAGGATGGATAGAGACAATCGTATCAGGTCTTGCCTCTGCAATTTCATCAATATATAATATTCCACCGGAGCGAACACTTCTAGTCAAAGGTCCGTCCTGCCAGACAGTCTCGGAACCTTGGATCAAAAATCTTCCGAGCAAATCTACAGCAGAAGTTTCCTCATGACAAGATACGCTTGTCATTGGAAGACCTAATTTGGATGCCATAAATTCTACAAATCTAGTTTTACCACAACCTGTGGGACCTTTGAGCAAGATAGGGAGTCTATTATTATAAGCGTGTTCGAATATTTCTATCTCTTGCCCAATAGGTCTATAATATGGAATCTCGTTTTGAGCCAACATTCCATTTTTATGATCTGTTTTAGGATCTACGGGCAAGAGAAATATCTCCTGAAGTCTGCTCTGCCCCTAAGGCTTCATCCGTTGGAGCTCCAAAACGTATGAAGTTAATAATGAATGCGATAATCCCCGAAGTGAAAACAGTTGCTGCAAGTATCAATCCTAAGAAGTGAACTTGGATCTCCTTTTGAACAGTCAAAAAGTCTAGTCCTAATTTTCTTTCTAGGTAAACTTGTGCGATACCCGCTACCGCAAATGCTCCGGTCATACCTAACATTCCGATATTCGAAGCCCAGAATGCAAAAAGTCCTGTTGGATTATTCCAAAGTTTTCTACCAGTAAGCAAAGGCATCGCATATGTTAAGATCGCAAAAACAATCATTGCATAAGCCCCCCAGAAAGCGAGGTGTCCGTGCATTGCAGTGATCAATGTTCCGTGAGTATATAAGTTTACCTGAGGAAGAGTGTGAGCAAATCCTAAAAATCCAGCACCAACGAAAGACATGACTGCACTTCCAATCGTCCAGAATAGAGCGATCGTATTTGGGTGGTTCCTTCCACTTTTCCGATACATGGAGATTGCAAACATCGCCATAGCAAGAAATGCAAGAGGCTCCAACATAGAGAAGAATCCGCCAACCCATTTCCAGTATTCAGGAACTCCTATATAGTAGTAATGGTGGCCTGTTCCCAAGATCCCGGATAAGAAAGTTAACCCGACAATCACATACAGCCATTTCTCGATAACTTCTCTATCCACTCCAGTGAGTTTGATTAGAAGGAAAGAAAGTATCCCTCCCATGATCAATTCCCAAACTCCCTCTACCCAAAGATGAACTACCCACCAACGGAAATACGAATCCACCGTTTGACTATTGAATTGGATCATTCCTGGAAGATACAAAAGAGCAGCGGAGAAAAGACCAAAATACAGAACAAGAGAAGTTGTAGTATACCTTTTTCCCTTCCAAACTGTCATTCCTATATTAAAAAGGAATAATAGAACGTTAACTACGACCAGATAATCCAAAGGGCGAGGGATTTCTAAAAACTTTCTACCTTCCCAATAATTAAAGTGAAACCCTATAATGGACACAACACCGACCAAAATTAAAGAGATAAGTTGGAGGTATGCAAGTCTTTCTGAATAAATCTCTCTATCAGATTCATCCGGAATAATATAATGTGCAGCACCCATAAAACCTGTTAGTAACCAGACTACCAACAAATTTGTATGAGTTGCTCTTGCAGCATTGAATGGAACCCAATCATGCAAAACATCGAACCCCATTCTGGCAAATCCCATCACGAATCCATAAACTATTTGCAGGGACAACAAGAGCATGCAGGTAGCAAAGAACCAATATGCAATTTTTTGAGATTTATATTTCATAAAAAAACCGTTATATTCTAATCCTATTTGTTTATTTCAATTGAGAGAGATAAGAGGAGAGATCCTTGATCTCACTATCGCTTAGAGGAAGTTTAGGCATCGCAGTACCCGGTTTGATTTTTTGCGGATCCCTCAGCCAATTTTCTAGATATGCAATATCGTATTTTTTTCCTACTGAGTCCAAAGCTGGACCTACGTTTCCTCCAGCACCTCCAACTGAATGGCAAGCAGTACAGATCTGTTTAAATTTTTCAGGTTGAGCAACAGCAGCTGACTCGGCATTTACGAGTTGTGTAGAAGATTTATATTCAGGTTTAGGGGGAAATCCCTTAAGATCCAACTCTCCATTCCACTTTAAGAAAGCGATGATATCCGAGATCTGAGATTCAGAAAAATCGTATTTCACCATTTTCCTTTCCCCAGGATACATAGCTTGAGGATCCTTTAGAAAAACACGAATCCATTCAGGACCTCTTCTTTCGTAAACCTTGGTTAATTCAGGAGCGTAATATGCTCCTTCTCCCAAGATCGTATGACATCCCATACAATTATTCTTTTCCCAAAGCTCTTTGCCTCGGATCACTTCCTCACTTAAAGTTTTGGAAGAAGGAGAAGAATAAACGTATTTTAAAGAATCATAAGTAAGAAGCAGGAAAACTGCGGAGAATAAAAATGTCCCGACCAGGAAAAATAATTTCGCCTGAAATTTTGTAAGCATACTCTCTTCCTTATCTTAAAAAAAACCGCGAGCTCGCGGGAAACAGTGATTTAGAAATCGGGAGTATTTTGAGCTATGTTTCAAAAAATTTCCTTGATATAGATCAAGTTAGGTTGGAAAATTTATAAACTCTTTTGGCTTGAATTATTTTGAAAAACGAACATAAAACATCCGTTATGGCAAAAACGTTAAGCGTTCAAACAAGCGATCTTTGGGTTGAAATCCAAAAAGAATATCCAAATGAGCTCTCATCGATAGGTATTCGAAAAAAAATTTCAAAAGGAGAGGTAGTTTTCGGAGAAAGAGATCCTTACGAAGGTTTTTTTGAGATTATATCAGGTATCTTTAAAGTATATTCATTATCTCAAGATGGAAAGGAAGCCATCTTAAAGGTATTTTATCCGGGAGAATTGGTCGCAGCACATCCTATCTTTCAACCTCAGGAACCCTGCTTTTACCCAGCATTTTGCGAAGCATTAAAAGATGGAGAATTGACGTATTATCCTAAAAAGGAATTCACATCCTTCTTATTCGAAAACACTAAAGCACTCTATTTATTTTCAGCTGTAACAATACAACATCTCAACTATTTCAGAAAAAAATTGGTAGAGAACCTTCATCTTTCCGTAAAAGATAGAATCTTAAATTTTTTAAAAGAATGCGGTGCCTCTCAAAAATTAATTACTCTTCCTATTACGAAAAATCAATTGGCCTCTCTAATAGGAACCACTCCAGAATCAGTAAGTAGAGCATTTAGATCTCTTTTGGATGAATGTATCCTGGAGGAAAAGGATTCTTCCTATAGAATCATAAAGGAAAATCGACCAAAACCTACCCATGAATACCCCGCTTTGAGGCAATAATCAATATTCTAAAAGCCTTTTTGAGCTTGACCGAGGAATAGTGCATACACACCATTTGGATAGAAGATATGAAAAATAAACCTTCCTCTTCAGAACTCAAGAAAATAGGTCTATCCTGCTTGAATGTAAGTTTAAGAAGGACTGCCAGATTAATCACTTCTTATTACGATTCTATACTCAAACCGTCCGGCCTCAGGATTACACAATTTAGCATATTAGTTGGAATAGGACATGAAGAAGAATGTAGTATTACAGATCTTTCGAGACTGACTGATATAGATAGAACTACCCTACAAAGAAGTTTGGAAATACTAAAAAGGGATCACCTAATCCGGATCGAAAAAAAAGCGGCAGGTAATGTTCGAAACCTATCTCTTACTAAAAAGGGTGAATCCAAATTAGCAGAGGCTATCTTGCTATGGGAAAAAGCACAGAGCGAACTTACTAAATCATTAGGAAAATCTAAATTCCAAGAAACCTTAAAGGTGCTTTCGGAAGTCAGAAAAATCCCAGTTCTGGAAACCCAAAACCAAGTCTAATGAATATATTTAGAAAAAACGTTTTAGTAAGAAACATATAGTGTATATACAACACATAAGGAGCATATATGGTAGTAATAGTAGATGGAGCTAGAACTCCTTTCGGAAAATTTGGTGGAGGATTAAAAGATTATAGTTCCTCCGATTTGGCCATAATTACAGCCAAAGAGACCGTTCGAAAAATCGGAGTAGATCCATCTAAGATAGAAGAAGCTATTTATGGAAATGTAATACAGGATAATAAAGATTCCGCATATCTTGCCAGGCATATTTCTCTCAGATCAGGACTCTCAGAACAATCCAGTGCACTTACAGTAAATAGGCTTTGCGGTTCAGGCCTTGAAAGTATCCTAATAGGGGCTCGTAAAATTCTCTCAAATGAAAACAATCTCATACTTGCAGGTGGAACCGAATCCATGAGTAACGCGCCTTTTGTATTAAAGGGTGCCAGATGGGGAAATAAATACGGAGACACGATCGCAGAAGATAGACTTGCCCAAAGTCTCACGGATTGTTTTGCAGATCTGACTATGGGAATGACTGCAGAAAATATC
Encoded here:
- a CDS encoding DUF1993 domain-containing protein, with product MSDISIYEITVTQVIKNLEHLKRFIDKGKNFAESKKIEMDVLLNSRLAPDQYNFIRQIQLACDTAKLGGARLTGKQFQSHDDTEKTLSEIIDRIDSVVGILKGLKPEDYKEASEIKISLPRWEGKSLTGKEYALHHMIPNFFFHIVTAYDILRHNGVELGKKDYLGDFPFKS
- a CDS encoding ArsR/SmtB family transcription factor codes for the protein MPKYSNSLDNMFHALGDPTRRSILERLSMGPATVGELAVPFKMALPSLMQHLGVLEDSSLVWSEKVGRVRTYKLTQDTMKAGEDWFVRQRTHWDKRLDQLDSYLLEMKEKENGKN
- a CDS encoding SRPBCC family protein, with protein sequence MAKTNYYQPDPKTDLVLERIVDVPTELVWKAWTTPEHILKWFTPAPWKTIDCEIDLKPGGIFRTTMLSPEGQEFPNSGCFLDIVENEKLVFTDIFEPGFKPTPSGGFFTAILTLEKHGNGTKYHVLARHKDEESRKKHEEMGFHDGWNAALDQLVELMKAVR
- a CDS encoding cupin domain-containing protein, giving the protein MKQIKFLLYGILTYILIGSVLHHIIFPEPSPPSELYPMPGDTIVNNFASEKVIFLKTDSEEFSEAELFLQPGGAIPKPHIHPNYDETFIVKKGKLNVISDGKTYELNPGESFTVPKGTAHQPFNHGLEELNAIVRVKPSGKWPFFLTQIHGFFTENDTPRSDISFFLQAMLVTGYYDDTYLASPSVSVQKILSFLISPTARLFGFRSWKKEYALKWRNAKD
- a CDS encoding helix-turn-helix domain-containing protein, which gives rise to MFNSFGKVLRILRDSEQKSQLDLALDAGISSKHLSFLESGRAKPGREIVRKLTEALGISSPYRNLLFAAAGFSSEHSSLQSEQNVQKELLKKMILRQDPNPACVVDQKGKIIVSNNGMDCLVSELNGTFSSAEGMSRNELILSDKGFGRYLLDYEIFSDRMNSCTAFEDLVIDRIAHGTIEIQKNEIGKLPKLQLRYEGILSFDLIETVIGHPFDINSESIRCYYMIPSDEGTSSSMERFHERFKELTIEFSSVSSRNLDKKIENITSW
- a CDS encoding nitric oxide reductase activation protein NorD, giving the protein MGWEEFVFKKTYNTVREIFSPEKDQFLHNKIAKLSELKPRLSILAKSLTGENIEIFPAEREGGFQDQIYFLPQSYFHGPDINSNIQFYIFRILYISEQRRLGFYWKKGETKGRSESLHAAAETYPQVIASLIKNFPDAISILRSVENIEKEFQRSILKNKNLPEDLSLLHGIWMSSSSKRESSISSQELHSQKNENDKIETELEGVPRERVEIIQADLKSQEDYTLMHQFEKVETAEEFQGNWRDFDGSDTLSEQEEAIRELDLRHTVRSNEPTHSVFRTDFFSGLFAGEVENDRSNENPILYDEWDFKKKKFRKDHCKVFPKQFPDGNYGFTQKVFQENHNILNSLRSRMNRFFNLKTSLKRQTYGEDLDLDAALQYFSDLSCGQTPGENVYLSDRKKLREVSILLLADMSLSTDSYVDNQRILDVEKVSLVLFGQICSEFGDRFRIDSFYSNTRNHCDYSNIKSFDEPWERSRDKIGLMEAKGYTRIGPAIRHSLSLIQNEKSQKRWILLLTDGKPNDYDRYEGKYGIEDVKKAIQQCERANVGVFALAIDKSAKQYLPAMLGKESYRILPSPKELPEALTDFFIKLVR
- a CDS encoding CbbQ/NirQ/NorQ/GpvN family protein — translated: MPVDPKTDHKNGMLAQNEIPYYRPIGQEIEIFEHAYNNRLPILLKGPTGCGKTRFVEFMASKLGLPMTSVSCHEETSAVDLLGRFLIQGSETVWQDGPLTRSVRSGGILYIDEIAEARPDTIVSIHPLTDHRREIFIDRKNENLKAPDTFVLVASYNPGYQRGWKELKPSTRQRFISIQFDYPNKETEEEILSKETGISSSISSKLVRLAEKIRNLTELGLLESCSTRLLVDAAKLISTGLPSRLSCEVAIVQPLSDDPDTIRSLKDLVSLMI
- a CDS encoding cbb3-type cytochrome c oxidase subunit I: MKYKSQKIAYWFFATCMLLLSLQIVYGFVMGFARMGFDVLHDWVPFNAARATHTNLLVVWLLTGFMGAAHYIIPDESDREIYSERLAYLQLISLILVGVVSIIGFHFNYWEGRKFLEIPRPLDYLVVVNVLLFLFNIGMTVWKGKRYTTTSLVLYFGLFSAALLYLPGMIQFNSQTVDSYFRWWVVHLWVEGVWELIMGGILSFLLIKLTGVDREVIEKWLYVIVGLTFLSGILGTGHHYYYIGVPEYWKWVGGFFSMLEPLAFLAMAMFAISMYRKSGRNHPNTIALFWTIGSAVMSFVGAGFLGFAHTLPQVNLYTHGTLITAMHGHLAFWGAYAMIVFAILTYAMPLLTGRKLWNNPTGLFAFWASNIGMLGMTGAFAVAGIAQVYLERKLGLDFLTVQKEIQVHFLGLILAATVFTSGIIAFIINFIRFGAPTDEALGAEQTSGDISLARRS
- a CDS encoding c-type cytochrome is translated as MLTKFQAKLFFLVGTFLFSAVFLLLTYDSLKYVYSSPSSKTLSEEVIRGKELWEKNNCMGCHTILGEGAYYAPELTKVYERRGPEWIRVFLKDPQAMYPGERKMVKYDFSESQISDIIAFLKWNGELDLKGFPPKPEYKSSTQLVNAESAAVAQPEKFKQICTACHSVGGAGGNVGPALDSVGKKYDIAYLENWLRDPQKIKPGTAMPKLPLSDSEIKDLSSYLSQLK
- a CDS encoding Crp/Fnr family transcriptional regulator; protein product: MAKTLSVQTSDLWVEIQKEYPNELSSIGIRKKISKGEVVFGERDPYEGFFEIISGIFKVYSLSQDGKEAILKVFYPGELVAAHPIFQPQEPCFYPAFCEALKDGELTYYPKKEFTSFLFENTKALYLFSAVTIQHLNYFRKKLVENLHLSVKDRILNFLKECGASQKLITLPITKNQLASLIGTTPESVSRAFRSLLDECILEEKDSSYRIIKENRPKPTHEYPALRQ
- a CDS encoding MarR family winged helix-turn-helix transcriptional regulator yields the protein MKNKPSSSELKKIGLSCLNVSLRRTARLITSYYDSILKPSGLRITQFSILVGIGHEEECSITDLSRLTDIDRTTLQRSLEILKRDHLIRIEKKAAGNVRNLSLTKKGESKLAEAILLWEKAQSELTKSLGKSKFQETLKVLSEVRKIPVLETQNQV